AATTAAAACCATGGTAATCTAAAAAACTGTAGTATTTTCATAATACATAGAAAATTCTGAGCTATCATACGGGGCCTTCATATGTTGTATGAATGACATGTAACTTCACACATGTCTATCTATAAACTTTGATATACTTGATGATAAGATCTCTACTCCAAAAAACAAATGTGAACAAGCATGGCCAAATGTTTAACATTACCATGATGACACACTAGAATGTACATTAACTAAAACCTACTTAACTACACATATCAAAATAGACACAACATAGAAACTCACAACAGCCTGAGCTTCAGAGTAAAATAAAGTGAACAACTGGATGAAGAAACAGTAAACAAAGATTGGGTTGCTTTAGGCAGAAAATATTTATAACCAAACATTTCGCATTAATGAACATTCAGAAAATTATGGCATGCTTCAATGTGCACTGGACGGCTGGACCAATTGAAAAGAACACAATCATGATCAGTGAAAAAGTAGGAGAAGTATTATACCACGCGTAGGAAGGACACCCAGAAACCCGGTGGTGCTGCGGGAGGGCCAAATGAATTTGGATCCGGATTGCCGTAAGGACCCATACCACCCATGCCGCCCATGCCACCCATGCCGCCCATACCACCCATGCCGCCCATACCACCCATACCATAACCACCATAAGAGCTTCCCATCCCACTGTTATACATGCCTCCCCCATACATCCCGGAACCTCCATAGAGGCCGCCACCGCCTCCATAGCTCGAGTACATGCTATTCCCATAGAGTCCGCCGCTACCATAAGTACTGCCATATCCACCAACCGAACTATACATATTGGATCCATATCCTGTTCCTGTATAAGAGGAAATGAACATTCTCAGGACAACCATTGTTGACAAGATATCCCCAAAAGGCAAACAAGCTTCAAATGGGCTCTAGGTCAGTACAGTAGATTACCTCCATAGGAATTTCCATAGCCTGTTTGCTGCCAAGGACGTTGGGGCATAGGCCTCGAGATGGGGTTATTTACATTGGCAGACATGTTCCCCTCTGTAGCAGCAATGGTTTCTCCAGGTTTAGCTGTACCAGAAGCTTCGACGACATCGCTAGTGCTGCCACCAGATGGTGGTTTGAAAGGCGACGGACCGGATGTTCCCTCAGCCCCAGCACGTTCCCACGGTTTTGGTGGTGCACCTGGAAATTTAACCGAGTGAAGATCAGAATTGATCTCAACCACTTAGAAATCAATATGTGAGGCATAACATCAGTGAGTTGAGTTGAGAGGCATTACAAAACCCCATAATCGGATAATGAAAAGCACGTGACTGGCAGTGAGCTAGCAGCAAGCTACAATACTGAAGAATGGCCAACACAACTGGAGTGCAGAAATAGAAGATCAATGAAAGGCTCCAACAGGAAATGCACAAGTAGGTGAGCTATCTTTCAGCCAAGAATCTCGTTTAGCCAAATAGCAATTTTTGTCGTATAAAAGGGAATGGGTTTAGCAACAAGAAAACAAGAGGTATATGATCAAATGCCCGATTTTATGCTGCCTCCCAGGAAGGACTAGATACTTTGTTACACCTCAAATGACCAGTGTACTTTGACAAATTAGTAAGCCTATACGGGCTCTCAGGCACGGACGTTAACCAATCGTAGAACATCAAGAGCCCCAGGGTATGCAAAACTCTGGTCGACGAGCTCTCTCGAGCTAACCAAACCCTCTTGAATCATGCCAATCAACATAGAACCAAG
The window above is part of the Triticum aestivum cultivar Chinese Spring chromosome 2A, IWGSC CS RefSeq v2.1, whole genome shotgun sequence genome. Proteins encoded here:
- the LOC123188737 gene encoding peroxisomal membrane protein 13, with amino-acid sequence MAGAPPKPWERAGAEGTSGPSPFKPPSGGSTSDVVEASGTAKPGETIAATEGNMSANVNNPISRPMPQRPWQQTGYGNSYGGTGYGSNMYSSVGGYGSTYGSGGLYGNSMYSSYGGGGGLYGGSGMYGGGMYNSGMGSSYGGYGMGGMGGMGGMGGMGGMGGMGGMGPYGNPDPNSFGPPAAPPGFWVSFLRVMHGTVSFFGRVAFLVEQNTQAFYLFITAMLQLFDRSGMLYGELARFVLRLLGVRTKSKKGRVQGAEAPAFEGPGQQLFEAPKAANNSWDNVWGN